A portion of the Streptosporangiales bacterium genome contains these proteins:
- the mshA gene encoding D-inositol-3-phosphate glycosyltransferase: MPRRVAMLTVHTSPLDPPGTGDAGGMNVYVVEVAKRLAAAGVEVEIFTRTTSSELSPVVELAPGVLVRHVLAGPYEGLAKENMPAQLCAFTVGVLRAEARQRPGHYDLVHSHYWLSGQVGWVAKERWGVPLVHTMHTMAKVKNLSLAEGDQPEPESRVIGEAQVVEAADRLVANTRDEADHLVSLYGADPGRTSVVHPGTDLEVFRPGSRGDARRRLGLRDDAVVLLFAGRIQALKAPDVLLGAAARLVALRPGLRSRLVVAIVGGLSGARADQVDSLVRLADSLGIADLVRFVPPVAPHALPDWYRAATVTLVPSYSESFGLVAVESQACGTPVVAARVGGLRTAVADGVSGVLVDGHDPAAYAAAVARIVDEPPRRDRLAAGALRHAATFSWDTTVASLVDAYGEALTSFREGMQRLSA, encoded by the coding sequence ATGCCACGACGGGTGGCGATGCTGACCGTGCACACCTCACCGCTCGACCCTCCCGGCACCGGCGACGCCGGCGGCATGAACGTCTACGTCGTCGAGGTCGCCAAGCGGCTGGCGGCGGCGGGCGTCGAGGTCGAGATCTTCACCCGGACGACGTCGAGCGAGCTGTCGCCGGTGGTCGAGTTGGCGCCTGGTGTCCTCGTGCGGCACGTGCTCGCGGGTCCGTACGAAGGACTGGCCAAGGAGAACATGCCGGCCCAGCTGTGCGCGTTCACCGTCGGCGTGCTGCGCGCCGAGGCGCGGCAGCGACCCGGTCACTACGACCTCGTGCACTCGCACTACTGGCTGTCCGGGCAGGTCGGCTGGGTGGCGAAGGAACGCTGGGGTGTCCCGCTGGTCCACACCATGCACACCATGGCCAAGGTCAAGAACCTCTCGCTCGCCGAGGGTGACCAACCGGAGCCCGAGTCCAGGGTGATCGGCGAGGCGCAGGTGGTCGAGGCGGCCGACCGGCTGGTGGCCAACACTCGCGACGAGGCCGACCATCTGGTGAGCCTGTACGGCGCCGATCCCGGCCGCACGTCCGTCGTCCACCCGGGCACGGACCTCGAGGTGTTCCGGCCGGGTTCGCGCGGTGACGCGCGCCGGCGGCTGGGGCTGCGTGACGATGCGGTGGTGCTCCTCTTCGCCGGGCGCATCCAGGCGCTGAAGGCGCCCGACGTCCTGCTCGGCGCGGCCGCGCGACTCGTCGCCCTCAGGCCGGGGTTGCGCTCACGTCTCGTCGTGGCGATCGTGGGCGGGCTCAGCGGTGCGCGCGCCGACCAGGTCGACTCGCTGGTGCGGCTGGCCGACTCCCTCGGCATCGCCGACCTCGTGCGTTTCGTCCCGCCGGTGGCGCCGCACGCGCTGCCCGACTGGTACCGCGCGGCGACGGTGACGTTGGTGCCGTCGTACAGCGAGTCGTTCGGGCTCGTCGCCGTCGAGTCGCAGGCATGTGGCACGCCGGTGGTCGCGGCGCGGGTCGGTGGCCTGCGCACCGCCGTCGCCGACGGTGTCTCCGGCGTCCTCGTCGACGGTCACGATCCCGCCGCGTACGCCGCGGCCGTGGCGAGGATCGTCGACGAGCCGCCGCGCCGCGACCGGCTGGCCGCCGGCGCGTTGCGGCACGCGGCGACCTTCTCCTGGGACACGACGGTGGCATCGCTCGTCGATGCGTACGGGGAGGCGCTGACCAGCTTCCGCGAGGGGATGCAACGCTTGTCGGCATGA
- a CDS encoding alanyl-tRNA editing protein has product MTTDHMGRTHRLEVFDADVREWEATVLDVSDEGVVLDRSAFYPGGGGQPPDEGVLLWGGVETRIVGVRKGDDLFLVPHEDDPVPPVGTAVRGAVADERRSLLMRTHSGLHVLCGVVFRDYGALVTGGNMEPGVARMDFNLPELPDGFRDHIVEACNTEVSADRRIDTKVLPYDDAFRIPDIIRTATNLLPPDLTEVRIIDIVGLDTQADGGTHVASTKQIGRIELAKVENKGKGFRRCRIRIVD; this is encoded by the coding sequence ATGACGACCGATCACATGGGCCGCACGCACCGGCTCGAGGTGTTCGACGCCGACGTCAGGGAGTGGGAGGCGACCGTCCTCGACGTCTCCGACGAGGGCGTCGTGCTCGACCGTTCCGCGTTCTATCCCGGTGGCGGCGGACAGCCGCCGGACGAGGGCGTCCTGCTCTGGGGCGGGGTCGAGACGAGGATCGTCGGTGTCCGCAAGGGTGACGACCTGTTCCTCGTCCCGCACGAGGACGATCCCGTGCCGCCGGTGGGCACGGCCGTCCGCGGGGCCGTCGCCGATGAGCGACGCAGCCTGCTGATGCGCACCCACTCCGGCCTGCACGTGCTGTGCGGCGTGGTCTTCCGCGACTACGGCGCCCTCGTCACGGGCGGCAACATGGAGCCCGGAGTCGCGCGCATGGACTTCAACCTTCCCGAGCTGCCCGACGGGTTCCGCGACCACATCGTCGAGGCGTGCAACACCGAGGTGAGCGCCGACCGCCGCATCGACACCAAGGTGCTGCCGTACGACGACGCGTTCCGGATCCCCGACATCATCCGTACGGCGACGAACCTGCTGCCGCCCGACCTCACCGAGGTGCGGATCATCGACATCGTCGGCCTCGACACCCAGGCCGACGGCGGCACGCACGTGGCGTCGACGAAGCAGATCGGCCGCATCGAGCTGGCGAAGGTCGAGAACAAGGGCAAGGGCTTCCGCCGCTGCCGCATCCGCATCGTCGACTGA